The following nucleotide sequence is from Alkalihalobacillus sp. LMS39.
AGGGGAAGGCTTTAATGTGCCGAGGTGTAGTGCGAGAATTACGATAATAGAGAGAGGAAGCATCCACTTTAATTTCTTTTTCATAGAATCCTCCATGATTTGTAACAAGCCATATTATGATTCGTTAGAGGCAACAACCTCAACTTTTATTCGGTCTGGGTCTTCAAAATAGACGGCATAATGGTCGTTGCCTCCAGCTAAAGGATGCTTATTAGCGTATAATATTGGTACATCACGCTCTATCAATTTTACAGTTAGCTCGTCAATATGCTGGCGTGACTTACCATGGAACGCTAAATGATTGAGACCAACACGACAACGGTGGTACGGAATATCTAAAAATTTGGACTCAGTTTGAACAAAAACAATATATGTATCTTGTAGCTTCCAACTTTGGCCTTGTTCCCATTGTTGATATTTCGAATACCCCAATTCTTCTAGCAACCAGCCCCAGAATGCTGTTGATGTTTCTAAGTTTGATACATACAATTCGATATGGTGTAGCAATCCTTGTTTCATTCGTTTCTCCTCGTTCAGTATTGGAATAAAAGTAATTTGGTGAAATCTTCTTCATTAATCAAAAAGCAATGGTACCAAAAGAGTGTAGAAAAGTTAAAACTTCAATTTTCTTTGCTTCAAAACTAAGAACACAGTTAGAATGAACAAACCAAGGCCAATTAGTAAATACCACCCCATACCCCCATAAGAAATCATGAGGATTAATTCCCAAGAGTTAGCTGGCCCTGAATTGGGACCATCACTAATCGGATAGTTGAATAAAAAGGGTATTATGCCTAAAAATGTTAAAAATCCTGCTGAAAACAATAACAGAACAGTGAATATATTCATAGGAATCCCTCCTTGTCATATAGATTATTTTATCATGTTTTTAATGAAAGAAAACGAGCCTTCTGGTGCATTATTCTTGAAATAACATTTATTTTTCTGGTCATCCTATAAACAGAGAAATAATACCGTAATTATGAATAAAAGGTGATTATAATCAGTAGTTAAAGATTCAGTCCGACTAAATCCTTATTGCCATTTTGGCTATTAAAATCGCATAATAAAGATAGATACATACATGCTAAAAGGAGGAGGACCGGTTGAAAAAGAAAAATATTGTTATTTTGTTAGTCAGTTGCCTTTCCCTCTTTTTGTTTATCTTTGTCTTTTTTAATAATCAAACGTTTGGAAAAACGTATGAGGGTTATATTGTAGAAATAAAGGATAATCGCCTTTTAGTAGTTAATGATGTAAATGTCAATGTAGAAGAATGGTCTATAGGTGACTATGAAGCAAAGATAGAAAAGTTAATATGGTTTTATGTAGAGGAAGATATCACTCAATATGAAGTTGGAGAGAAAGTGAAGATCATTGCAGGAGATGGGATGGAAACATCATTACCCCCTCATGCAGATGCGGTAGACATAAAGAAAATAAGCTAAACAACATGAATGTTCATTATAGGGGTGTTCTTTTTGATAAAAACAATTGTTCAATTTGCTTGTGTAATTTGTGTGCTTGTCGTAGCTACGGTAGCTTCTTGGTATGAAGGCAGTGCCTTGTTAGACAACCCGTGGGAGTGGAAATATTCAGCGCCTATTTCTCAAATCGTCCATGGAGAAATTCAGTCATCAAGCCAAATTTCACAATTTGACTTTTTTGTTTATGCAGCAAAACATCAACCAATATTTCCGTTTCTTATGATGGTAAGTTTTCTTTATTTCTTGATTCTTATTGGGTATTTCACACTAAAAAAGTGGGACCGAGGATTTCCTTCGTTTCTGATTTGTATAGCGACAATGTTGCTTCTTGGAAGTTTTTTGATGAAAGACTCTCCTACTAGTGGAGGACAGTTATTTTTTGTTTTTTCGTTTATTTTAGGAGTGGCCTTTATTTCGACAGGAAGCTTTATATTGAGTAAAAATGGAATGCAACCTAAAGCAATAAATGAATAAAGAGGAAATAAGCGGACTTTGATGGTTCGCTTTTTTGTTATTTTTACTTTAGCTTAAATTCCGCTCCTTTAGTATAATAGGAAAAAAATAGTAGGAGTGAAAAAATGTCTATCATACTTAAAAAGGTGCTAGAATCGGAAAAACAAGTGTTAAAGAATTTATACTCTCTCTACCTTCATGACTTGTCTAGTTTTACGTCACATTTGACTATAAATAACGAAGGCTTATTTGAATATGAGGATATTGACTTGTTTTGGGCCGTAGAAGGGATTACCCCTTATTTTATTATGGAAGAGAACAAAATCATCGGCTTTTTCCTTTTATTACATCGCCCATTTTTAAAAAAGGAGCATGATTTCGGAATCAATGATATGTTTATTTTGAATCAATATAAGAGAAAAGGGTTTGGTCGACAAGCAGTAGAGGAGATTTTTAAAGAAAACAAAGGAAGCTACTTTATTATCGAATTGTGTGAGAATGTTTCGGCAGTATCGTTCTGGAAAAAGCTTTTCCAAGTGTTAGAGATTGAGTATGAGGAAAAAGAAGAAATTGTTGATGGAGAACGCTGTTATATACATACATTTAAAAGTTAGTGTGGAGGACTAGGATGGTTCATATCTTATATGTTGAAGATGAAAATGAAATTGGAACATGGGTAACAAAAGAATTAACAGAAAAAGGGTATGAAGTGACATGGCTTCAATCTGGAGAAGGGATTGAGCGGTATATAATGGAAGCGGATTTAATGATATTAGATATTATGCTTCCTGGCTTAGATGGATTTTCAATTGGAAAACGAATAAAAAAAGAAACGAAAACTCTCCCGGTGTTAATGCTTTCTGCAAGAACGGCAATTGAAGATAAAATTGAAGGATTAAGCTTTGCTGATGATTATTTGACAAAACCATTTCATCCAGATGAGCTTTGTGCAAGAGTAGAAGTATTGTTAAGAAGATTTGAAAAAGATGAGGAGACATTTCAAATCCACCATTTAACGATTCGTCCTAAAGATATGCATATTAGTAATACAGAGACAAAAGAAGAAATTCAGCTTACTGGAAAACAACGAGCTATTTTTCAATTTTTTATTCGGCATTTAAATCAAATTTTAACGAAGGAACAATTGTTTGAAGGGGTTTGGGGCGAACAGTACATAGAAGGAGACAAAACTTTAATGGTCCATATTCGTCATTTGCGTGGAAAAATAGAAAAAGACCCAAGAAATCCTACCGTTATTGAAACGATTCGTGGCATTGGGTATCGGGTGAAAAGATGAATTTTTTGCGCTCCTTACTCGTAAAATACATGCTCATTATTTTATTTGCGATTGGGCTCGTCCAAATCAGCTTTATTTTAACAGCACTTGTTGTTTTTAATACAGAGCCATTGCAACAACAAATCAATCATCTTAATGCAACAGAAATTGAATATACATGGCATGAAGAAGCGAACGCCGTCTTAACCAATCCGACTAAAGAAGTTGAACAGCTTTTTCTCAAGTGGAAAGAAAAGTATCCTGAATCCTCAATGTTTTGGGTTGATGGAGATGGACGATTACAATTAGAAATCGACACAACAGAAAAATTGCCTGCTAATTGGTCGAGTGTAAATACCGCACAATTTTTAAAAAGTCGCTATAATGGTGATCCGTTTACGGTTGTGGCCTTTGTAGGAGAAAAAGACGCCGATGGCTTTGTTGTTCTTGAGTTACCTCGGGATTTGTTAACTTTCCAAAATGTACAAGAATATGGTCATTTTTTTGTCTTCATGTTTATTGGCATTATTCTTTTCTTTATTTTCATTTCTTTTTTATTTTTCCGTTCAATTCGAAAACGACTTCTAACGTTACAGCATGCGATGGATGTTCGCGAAGTCGATGGTTTGCCAGTTTTAATCGATGTGAAGAAAAAAGACGAGATTGGTCAATTAGAACAAACGTTTAATAAAATGGTGCAAGAATTAAAGGAAAGTAGACATCGAGAACAACTAGAAGAGCAATTGCGGAAAGAGCTCATTGCCAATTTATCCCATGATTTAAGAACGCCATTAACGAAAATGCGGGCTCATCTTTATTCGCTTGGAAAAGAAGAATTATCAAAGAACGGGGAGCAATCTGTTGAGATGATGGATCAATCGATTCAACATGTCGATCGATTCATCGAAAACTTAATGTCCTACACCCTTTTGACAGCAAATAAATACCAATATGAACCGAAAAAAATCGATATCGTTCGGTTGTTACGAAAAACAGTAGCGTCTTGGTATCCATTATTTGAAAAAGAATATTTCACAATTGAGGTTGATTTCCTTCCTTTACATGAAAAAGAATGGCAAATTGACCCGCTATGGATGGAACGGATAGTAGACAATGTTCTTCAAAATGTGTTGCGTCATGCAAAAGATGGCCGCTTCATTCAAGTGAATACAGTCGTAACAGAGTATGCGGACGTAATTGTTATTAAAGACCGTGGACCAGGCATTCATCATCAATCAAATGAATCAGGCGTGGGCATTGGGTTATCTATTGTCGATATGATGGTAAAAGAAATGGGATTAGATTGGGAGATATCGTCGGATGAAAGTGGAACAACGGTGAAAATAAGCAGAAAATTTAAGAGTTGAGCCGCTCTGATTCTATTATTAACGGGTTCGGTTTTGGTAAACATAGAAATGGAGCTAGACCGTAAACTGGTAAAAAAGCATCGCAATTAAGGCAATAAAAAGGAGCTTGGGTTATTAAGCTCCTTTTGTTATAAATGTTTATTTGACTAGTAATCCTTTAGTTCCAAAAGGATGTTAGATAGGTTCCAAAGTCATGCCCGACTGAATACAATGAATTACAAAGGGCAACCATCACATCTATATATACAGTCATTCCGAAAATTACCGCGTAAGCTGTTACAATTATTAGTAGGATTCTCATATACTCCTCCATTATCTAATAAGACTATTTGCTATCATTTTAACATAAATTTCCAATTTAGATGTGTTTTATGGAAAATTCACATAAAAATAGGAGAGAGTTTTAGAAACTCGCAGGTTTAGTTCATTCGTGTAAACGGGAAATCGCAAGTCCGTTTGCAACAATATGAGAACGAGGGGGTTAATTAGAGTGCTTCAAAATAGTTTGGGAAGGCAGCTATATTTGCAACTAGGCAACCTTTTTTAGATGCCTATTGCATTCTCTTTTTTATTTTGTTAAAATCGTTTCATAGCTAACGATTATAAAAATATAAAGAAGGAGGGATGACACATTCATAATTATAATGAGGATGGAGAATGGCTTCCTGAAGAAATCGATACGATAAACCGGTTAACAAAACTCCCACTAGACTCGTTGCATCTTGATGCAGTTGCAGTCGTTACTAATATATATCGGGTAGCACAAGGGTTACGAAATCAAATGGAGCAAGAAGTTCTAGTTGAGCATGGATTGTCATGGACCGCCTTCTCGATGTTATATGATTTATGGATTTGGGAGTCATTAGAAACAAAGAGACTAGCTGAGTCTGTTGGGGTTTCTAAAGCAACAATAAGCAATATTACGAAAACGTTGGAACGAAAACAATTATGTTATCGAAAAACGGATAGTAAAGACAGAAGAGTGACTTACGTAGGAATAACCGACACAGGGAAAGAAGTAATGGAAACTCTTTATCCGCCATTTCATAAACGAGAAGTGGATATTGTATCTAGCTTAACAACCGATGAGCAAAAGGAAATGTCTAGGTTACTAAGAAAAGTCATTCGAGACAATCAATTTTAAAATATGAAAAGAAAGAGCAATGAGAGGAAGTCAAGTAGTCATTATCTCCCTGTTTAAAGAGAGTCGATGGATGGTGCAAATCGACACAAAGATATGATGAAATACAATCCTTGAGCTTTCTTTGCTTACTAGCAAAGACGGACGGGCCGTTATCCGATGAGTGGAAGGTGGAGACCTTCAACAAGGGTGGTACCGCGTGAAAACCACGTCCCTTATTTTGGGATGTGGTTTTTTATATTGAATTTTTTAGGAGGAAGAAAAATGATAAATATACTAGAACAGTTAACAGAACAACAACGAGATGAAGTGAAACGTCAACTTGCACTATATAGTCAAGGTGTACAAGAAATTATACCGCTTGAAGAGTTAGAAATGAAAGTGGCGAAGTCGATTTTACAACATAAGCCGTTAAAAGTGAAATTAGGCTTAGACCCTTCAGCCCCGGATGTACACCTTGGTCATACGGTCGTTCTTAATAAGATGAGACAATTCCAAGAAAATGGCCATATTATTCAACTCATTATTGGTGATTTCACTGGGAAGATTGGGGACCCAACCGGGAAATCAGTCGCAAGAAAACAATTAACGGATGAAGAAGTAAAGCATAATGCGAAGACATACTTTGAACAGTTTGCCAAAGTAATTGATATGGAAAAAGTCGAGCTCCATTACAATTCAAAATGGTTGTCACAATTATTGTTTGAGGATGTTATTCAATTAGCGGGAAAAATTACGGTTGCCAGGTTGTTGGAACGAGATGACTTTGAGGAACGAATGGCGTTACATCAGCCAATTTCCTTACATGAATTCTTTTACCCGTTAATGCAAGGCTATGATTCTATTATGTTAGAATGTGATATTGAATTAGGGGGAACAGACCAGCACTTTAATATATTGATGGGTAGACATTTCCAAGAGAAGTTTGGCAAAGAAAAGCAAGTCGCACTGCTAATGCCTTTATTAGAAGGACTTGACGGTGTAGAGAAAATGTCAAAATCAAAGAAAAATTACATTGGAATTGATGAAAGTCCAAATGAAATGTACGGGAAATCGATGTCCATTCCAGATGAGCGAATGATAAAATACTTTGAATTAGTCACAGACTTTTCACCAGAAGACTTGCAGGATTTAAGAGAAAATATGGCGGCTGGTCAAATGCACCCACGTGATGCGAAAATGCTGTTAAGTAGAACAATCGTAAAAATGTATCATGGTGAGGAAGAAGCGGAAAAGGCAGAACAACATTTTATTTCTGTATTCCAAAAGCGGGAACTTCCAGATGAAATTCCAACGGTGGTGTGGGCAGGCGACCTTGAAGTTCCTGTAATTGAACTTTTAGTTGAACTGAACATGTTTACTTCTAAAAGTGAAGCGAGACGGATGATTGAAAATCGTGGTGTTAAACTGAATGGAGTTGTTGTAGAAGATAGCAAACTTCAAGTCAAAGTAGAAGATAAATTAATCGTACAAGTAGGAAAAAGAAAATTTATTGAGATTAAAAAGTAAATCGTTGTAACTGGCCATGAGAAGGATAATCATCTTCTCATGGCTTTTTTAAAAGAAAAGAAAGATAGAAATTTTGGTCTAGCAGTGAAGCTTTGAAAGCTTATTCGAAAAGACGCTCCTGTGTTTTTCTTAAACAAAATTTAACCATTTAAAACCCCTCTGTTTAACCTTGTCTTTTTACACTAGAAATTGAGGTGAAGAGAGATGGAATATATTGTGAAGACAAAACGGTTGTCAAAAACATTTGGGAAAGAAAAAGCAGTGAATGAAGTGAGCATGAACATTAAAAAAGGTGAAATTTACGGATTTTTAGGCCCAAATGGAGCAGGGAAAACAACGACGATTCGAATGTTACTAGGTTTAATGAAACCAACTGCAGGAGAAGTTGAACTTTTTAACCAAAATTTAAAAAGAGACAAAATCGAAATTCTCCGTAAAATTGGTTCACTTGTAGAAAACCCATCGTATTATCCCCATCTAACCGCTTATGAAAACTTAGAGGCAATTCGAAAAATCGTTAATGTTCCAAAAACAAGAATTATGAAAGTATTAGACATTGTTAGGTTAACAGATGTCGCGACAAAAAAAGTAAAAGGTTTTTCATTAGGAATGAAACAAAGATTAGGAATTGCGGCCGCCTTATTACATGAACCAGAGCTGTTAATTTTAGATGAACCAACAAATGGATTAGATCCATCAGGAATCATTGAAATGAGAAATTTAATTAAAAGACTTCCGGAAGACTATGGCATGACGGTTTTAATTTCCAGTCATTTATTAACTGAAATCGACCAAATGGCTACAACCGTTGGGATTTTATCAAAAGGACATTTAATTTTTGAAGATTCAATTGATAAATTACGGAGTCGTTCCCAGAAAAAACTAGTGTTCACAACGAGTGAAAGCCGAAAAGGATGGCGCTTTTTAAAGACGAAAGGAATTGAAGCTGAATGTCGTGGAAATCAAATTTATATTGAAGATGTATCTAATGATGACATTGCCCAAATCGTGAAGTGGTTTGTAGCGGATAATATTTCGATTTACAGAATAGAAGAAGAAAAACGGTCGCTTGAAGACATTTTCCTTGAGATAACAAAGGAGGGAATGTTAGATGCTCATAAGATTGATGTCGGGTGAATTTATGAAAATAAAACGAAAAGGGTTTTGGGCTTTTGTTTTTTTAGGACCAATCGGTGTTGTTGCATTGCAAATGGTCAATTATGGAGTTCGCAAAGATTATTTGCTTCAACAAAGTGATGATAACTGGATGTATTATATTGTAAACGTGAACGCATTTACACCGCTCGCTCTTGTGTTAGGGATTGTTATTTTAACGTCACTTATGGCGAGTGTGGAAGATGAGACGAAGGTATGGAAACAACTGTTAGCCCTCCCTGTTACAAAGAAAAGTGTTTATATATCGAAGTTTTCTGTGTTGGCAATATTATTAGTTGTTTCTTCCACACTGTTGTTCGTTTTTACATTTGCGTACGGGTCAGTGCTAGAGCTTGGAACAGATATTCCTGTTCGAGCCTTACTTGAATATAGTTATTTCCCCTTACTTGCTGCTCTACCAGTATTGGCGCTTCATTTATGGATTACAACAGTGAGTAAAAAACAAGGTGTTGCCGTTTCATTAGGGATCATCGGGACGCTATTAACGTATATGGCTTATATCTTACCAGACTGGATGATTTGGAAATGGCCGAGCTTAATGAATGAAGCGAATGACCCATTGATGAATGTCTATTTAGGATTAGGAGTCGGTATCGTAATTTATCTCGTCGGTATGCTCGACTTTATGAGAAGGGACGTGAAATGATGTTTCCATCTTTATTTTTAGCGGAGTGGTATAAATTACGAAAAACAAATATCGTTCCTTTTCTTCTCATCGGTCCTGCCGTTGGTTTGTTTATGGGGTTGACAGTTAGCTTTCCAGCTGTAATGGACGTAGATATTAACCAGTGGTATATTTCCTTGTTCGCCATGAATTTAACTTATGCGTTATTGTTTTTACCGTTACTCACAGGGGTGCTCGCAAGTATGATTTGCCGCTATGAACATCTAGCAGGAGGATGGAAACAGCTGTTAAGCTTACCTGTGACAAGAGGGCGAGTGTTTATGGCAAAGTATAGTTTGTTGATGAGTATTGTTTTTGTCATACAGATATTATATCTTGCTGCGATTTATACGGTGGGGTTAATCAAAGGCTTTTCTGACCCGTTTCCAATTGAAATTGTATGGAAAAGCGTTGTTGGTGGCTGGGTGGCAACCTTTCCGCTAGTCGCATTACAATTATGGGTAGCAATGGTATGGAAAAATATGGCCATCCCATTAGCGATTAATGTTATATTTACATTGCCAACGATTCTTGTCGCAAATTCACCGCGTATCGGTCCTTTTTATCCATGGGCCCAACCATTTTTTATGATGTATGTTGATGGAGAAGCACAAGGTGTATTCTTCGTACCTTGGGACCAAGTGTTGACGGTTGTCGGAGGAAGTTTTGTTCTATTTTACGGGGCAGGACTGATGTATTTTATGCGAAAAGCGGTGTGATTAAAACTGAGGAAGAGTTGCCTAGTTGATGGGCAACTCTTTTTAATGGTTGTTGCTTTGTATGGAGCGAAACTTTAATAATCCCACATGAATGAGTCGAACGATTCTTCAAATAACATTTCATCATTTCTGTCTAATGCTTTGATATTGATTTTCACAAGGTCACCCTCTTGGACGTTTTGGCTAGGTTCGTACGATACATACCAAATTTGTGTTCCATCTGGTAGTTGGATGATTTCAGCCGTATGAATGGATTCATCTTCCACAAGTATCGTGGTGACTCGGTCATCCCAAATATAACCAGCAAAAATGCCAACGGACCCGCTCCAGTTAACAAATTCATTATCTTTCGTATCGTAAAGTTCTGAACCATGAGCTTTGTCTCGAGTGACAACAGATATAAAGGTGTTAAATTCATCATTAGCGATGACAACATATTGGGAATCGGTAATCTCTTTATAAAGGATTTCACTTCCAAAAACTACTTCATGTGCCTTATCCGAATCTAGGATGATGGAGCTTAATTTGAACATATTTGAAGATAATGCGCTAATTTCTGCTTTTAATTCTTCAGTAACATTAATGTGCTCAAGTTTTACATCTCTCAGTTCTTTTTCTAACTCTTTTATTTTCGCAAGGTGTTCTTCATTTGTCTTATCATAATCGCGGTTGTCGACTTTTTCAATGTCCATGAAATTGATGACAACAACACCGATTCCAAGCAATATAAATAAAAGAATATATTTCTTTTTCATTTTTAGTAATTCCTCTCGTTCTCAAGTAGGTTTGTCAGAAACTATTATACAAAGGAACGAATCTATATACTAGACTTTTATAAGGAAAATTGGGATGATGTGGTAAAATAGAAAAGGAAAAGAGGATAATGATGGAGCTAAATTCTCAATTTACTAGCGTAATTAATCATATTAAACAAACTTCGCAGAGCGTGGATTGCTCAGGTGCCGCTGCATTTGTTATCCACAACGATAACATTGTCGTCGAGGAATACTGGGGAACGCAATCGAAAGAAGCTAATGCAAGAATAGTTCAAGCTAATACACAATTTCATGTCGCTTCAGTCCGAAAAAGTTATATCGGTTTTGCAGTTGCTTATGCCATTTATTATGGTTACATCGGTTCTATCGATGAGAAAATAAGTTTGTATTTTCCAGAAATTAAGGAAGAATTACTTTCAGATACAACAATTAGGCATCTGTTAACACATACACACGGATTGGTTGAGAAAAATGGTTGTATTATGCGGGAATTCGCAGCCGGGACGAGTTGGGCTTATCGTAGTGTAGGAGTGGATTTATTAACAAAACTAGTGAAAGAGACAACGGGGAAAACAATAGCTGCGATATTGCAAGACACTGTTTTTACCCCGCTTGGCTTGCAGGAAACAGGCTGGTATGCAGATGAAAAAGAGAACTTTGTAGATGTAATAAGAGCCCAAAATGATAGCTTATGGAAAACAAGTCAAAGTGTGAATGGCGATAAAATGAATATGTATGTGTCTGCACGAGATTTGGCAAAATGGGGCTATTTTCATTTGAAACAAGGCAATATCGGTGGGACTCAAATCGTGCCAAAAGAGCTCATTCAACTCGCAACATCTGTTCAAAGCCCAGATGGGATTCATCGTGATTTGCCACAAAACGGGTGTTTGTGGTTCGTCAAAGACAAACAAGCTAAAAAAACAGAAATCGGTGCCACCGTCCCGAAAGGCTCATTTCAAATATTAGGCTACACTACAGTAACGTTATTAGTAATACCAGAAAAAAATCTAGTAGCGGTCCGAGCATTTAATAGCTTCGGCTCACCAGAAGGCTACAACTATTTAGAAGATGTTCGCTCATTTGGAGATACGGTGATGGAGTGTTGTTAGGTTGGGTTTGTTGAAGAGGAGAAGATTTGTCCTTCATAAGTCGATGAAGGACAAAACTGAGTGAAAAAGCGAAAGAAGTGTCCTTCATAAGGGTGATGAAGGACAAAACTAGGTGAAAAAGGGAGAGAAGTGTCCTTCATAAGGGTGATGAAGGACAAAACTAGGTGAAAAAGCGAGAGAAGTGTCCTTCATAAGGGTGATGAAGGACAAAACTAAGTGAAAAAGCGAGAGAAGTGTCCTTCATAAGGGTGATGAAGGACAAAACTCAGTAAAAAGGAGAGAGAAGTGTCCTTCATAAGAGTGAGATTACTCATAATAAGCCCATTGATGAGTTCCCACTTTTTTCATATTCTTTTCTAATATTCTATTAATCCTTTTTTTAGAATTCACCAAATCACACCAATCATGAATGGTATTCGTTGTGATTTTTTCAGTTGGAAATAGAAGCTTAAATTCATTGACGTTTCGTATGACGGCCACTTCAAACGTTTCTTCAAATCCGCATGCACTACATACAGATAGTCTACCTACAGAAGTAGTGGCAAAGGATTTGCATTTAGGACAAGGAATTCCTTTTCGCAGTTGGTCATAGTGATAGGAAGGCAATGAGGAAAATGAAGAGTTGTTAATATGCAAGGAAACGAATTGGTCGGCTAGTATTTTATGCTTTTTGTTTAATTTTGAAGGCATCATACTTAATTTTTTATAAAACGATTGAGTTGTGTTGGGAAAATAAATGGTTTATTAAGTGGAGCTTGATATAACGTGAATTCGGGGTTAATGAAAACGACATATGCATGAAGTAGAATAGTAACTTGCAGACTTTGGAGCTGCTGTCGGAACAGTGATTCGCTTCTCATTAATTGATTTAGCGGGTTGTTCATTTCGGAATTCGGGGTTTTGTAAAATCTTTCTGATTCGTAATAAAAGTCACCTTCAAAATTTTTCACTTCAAACATGTAAATGCAGTCTTGAAAAATGATAAGGGAGTCAATTTGAAAGGTAGTGTTATTATACTTGAGAAGCAAGTCATTTAATATCAAGCAGTCACACATAATCGTTTCAGTCATGGAATCAAATAATTTTTCCCCAGCTAATCCCTTATCAAGATTGTAAAAGTATTGCTGAACTTTTTCTGACAATTGCATTCGAGTGCTTAGTAATCGTAGAATTTGTAATTCGGTAGGGTCAATTCGAGATTTATATGGGCATTACGTTCCACATCCTTTTTATTTATTTTAAACTTCAAGTCTATTATATAAGAAAACATGGGGTGGTCCAATGAACAATGTTAATCTTGTAAAAGTGGAATACGAGGAAAAAAGTATTCTTCGAAATTTACTTAATTTATATGAGTATGATGTGAGCGAGTTTAATGGAAGTGAGCCAAATCGCTTTGGTTTTTTTGAATATTTATACCTTGACCATTATTGGACTCCACATGGGGTGGAAGAAGAAGGGAGAGTTCCATACTTCATTAAAGTGGAGGATAATTTAGTAGGTTTTACATTACTTAACAATGTTTCTTGTTTGAATCGAAAAGACATCACTTCTACAATAGCCGAATTTTTTCTTTTGAAAAATTGGCGACGGAAAGGAATTGGAAAGTCAGTCGCCTTGCAATTGTTCCGTAGCCATCCTGGAAAGTG
It contains:
- a CDS encoding nuclease-related domain-containing protein; its protein translation is MQLSEKVQQYFYNLDKGLAGEKLFDSMTETIMCDCLILNDLLLKYNNTTFQIDSLIIFQDCIYMFEVKNFEGDFYYESERFYKTPNSEMNNPLNQLMRSESLFRQQLQSLQVTILLHAYVVFINPEFTLYQAPLNKPFIFPTQLNRFIKN
- a CDS encoding ABC transporter permease, with translation MFPSLFLAEWYKLRKTNIVPFLLIGPAVGLFMGLTVSFPAVMDVDINQWYISLFAMNLTYALLFLPLLTGVLASMICRYEHLAGGWKQLLSLPVTRGRVFMAKYSLLMSIVFVIQILYLAAIYTVGLIKGFSDPFPIEIVWKSVVGGWVATFPLVALQLWVAMVWKNMAIPLAINVIFTLPTILVANSPRIGPFYPWAQPFFMMYVDGEAQGVFFVPWDQVLTVVGGSFVLFYGAGLMYFMRKAV
- a CDS encoding GNAT family N-acetyltransferase yields the protein MNNVNLVKVEYEEKSILRNLLNLYEYDVSEFNGSEPNRFGFFEYLYLDHYWTPHGVEEEGRVPYFIKVEDNLVGFTLLNNVSCLNRKDITSTIAEFFLLKNWRRKGIGKSVALQLFRSHPGKWEVAQERENKRAQQFWRTIISEYTNGNFEEVMTEEKVVLVFDS
- a CDS encoding serine hydrolase domain-containing protein, coding for MMELNSQFTSVINHIKQTSQSVDCSGAAAFVIHNDNIVVEEYWGTQSKEANARIVQANTQFHVASVRKSYIGFAVAYAIYYGYIGSIDEKISLYFPEIKEELLSDTTIRHLLTHTHGLVEKNGCIMREFAAGTSWAYRSVGVDLLTKLVKETTGKTIAAILQDTVFTPLGLQETGWYADEKENFVDVIRAQNDSLWKTSQSVNGDKMNMYVSARDLAKWGYFHLKQGNIGGTQIVPKELIQLATSVQSPDGIHRDLPQNGCLWFVKDKQAKKTEIGATVPKGSFQILGYTTVTLLVIPEKNLVAVRAFNSFGSPEGYNYLEDVRSFGDTVMECC
- a CDS encoding ABC transporter permease; this encodes MLIRLMSGEFMKIKRKGFWAFVFLGPIGVVALQMVNYGVRKDYLLQQSDDNWMYYIVNVNAFTPLALVLGIVILTSLMASVEDETKVWKQLLALPVTKKSVYISKFSVLAILLVVSSTLLFVFTFAYGSVLELGTDIPVRALLEYSYFPLLAALPVLALHLWITTVSKKQGVAVSLGIIGTLLTYMAYILPDWMIWKWPSLMNEANDPLMNVYLGLGVGIVIYLVGMLDFMRRDVK